The Kluyveromyces marxianus DMKU3-1042 DNA, complete genome, chromosome 6 genome window below encodes:
- the PEX3 gene encoding Pex3p, translating to MTEERFVKEQIKRRFVQTQQDSLYTLYELMPVMTLVLAKDFDLDSLVEALKGKKLEKKLSKGGKVSGEEYAEGLSSGMSATTEVQNNGSSSVQTDVQSQAGLPAQKSKAELWNELKLKSITKVIVLSYTASLLMLLTRLQLNILARREYLDTAINNALEKEREKNANQYSVISWFSNWISPAAASAASAATSDKINNKDVSNADNASIVTNSTTHTTANPEKLRYVNEQAFLSLSWWLLNRGYLQYKGIIEQLVKEEFEHLNPRDTITMDEFSDKLSKIFVATNKQFFQQQQSNEMFISCLLPEPNLERFVLQQTLEPDALKVLYEDNLLLKQLVQETNKCLESPGTWIVLESLIDETFHCIMEQIETNVASKAKTTPPSTSTPGESLPTPQEENKAYQIALFAIATKDCTNEMLKAGLVSMNNTFLQKLHSIPALDDLSACVYSNFGL from the coding sequence ATGACTGAAGAACGATTTGTTAAAGAACAAATCAAAAGGAGGTTCGTGCAAACGCAACAGGATTCTTTGTACACATTGTACGAATTGATGCCTGTGATGACGCTTGTGCTAGCAAAAGACTTTGATTTGGACTCATTGGTGGAAGCGTTGAAGGGTAAGAAACTCGAGAAGAAGCTCTCAAAAGGCGGGAAAGTTTCCGGAGAAGAGTACGCTGAGGGGCTCAGTTCTGGGATGAGCGCTACGACCGAGGTCCAGAACAatggttcttcttcggttCAAACTGACGTTCAATCCCAGGCCGGATTACCAGCGCAAAAGTCCAAGGCAGAGCTCTGGAACgaattgaagttgaagtcCATCACCAAGGTCATTGTGCTTTCATACACGGCGTCCCTCCTAATGCTTTTGACTCGCTTGCAGTTGAACATCCTCGCAAGACGGGAGTACCTGGACACAGCCATCAACAATGCATTGGAAAAGGAGAGGGAAAAGAACGCTAACCAGTACTCTGTAATTTCGTGGTTTTCCAACTGGATTTCgccagcagcagcatcagCAGCATCAGCAGCAACCAGCGATAAGATAAATAACAAGGACGTTTCGAATGCAGACAATGCCAGCATCGTCACAAACTCGACCACTCATACCACTGCCAACCCTGAAAAATTGAGGTACGTCAACGAACAGGCGTTTTTATCGCTCTCATGGTGGTTGTTGAACCGGGGGTACCTCCAGTACAAGGGCATCATCGAACAGCTAGTGAAAGAAGAGTTCGAGCACTTGAACCCTCGAGATACCATCACGATGGACGAGTTCAGTGATAAGCTAAGCAAGATCTTTGTAGCCACGAACAAGCAGTTCttccaacagcaacaatCGAACGAGATGTTCATCTCGTGTCTCTTGCCAGAACCCAATTTGGAACGTTTCGTGCTCCAGCAAACTTTGGAGCCAGACGCCTTGAAAGTGCTATACGAGGATAATCTACTACTCAAACAGCTTGTTCAAGAGACGAACAAGTGCTTAGAGTCTCCCGGGACGTGGATCGTCCTGGAGTCCTTGATCGACGAAACATTCCACTGTATCATGGAACAGATCGAGACAAACGTAGCTTCCAAGGCCAAAACTACACCACCATCTACCAGTACCCCTGGAGAATCCCTACCAACTCCACAAGAGGAGAATAAAGCTTACCAGATCGCCCTTTTTGCAATTGCTACTAAAGATTGCACCAACGAAATGCTCAAGGCAGGCCTAGTCTCGATGAACAACACATTTTTGCAAAAACTCCATTCAATACCAGCACTCGACGACCTAAGTGCGTGTGTATACAGCAACTTTGGGCTCTAA